Proteins encoded in a region of the Xiphophorus couchianus chromosome 11, X_couchianus-1.0, whole genome shotgun sequence genome:
- the dpf2 gene encoding zinc finger protein ubi-d4 isoform X4: MAAVVENVVKLLGEQYYRDALEQCHNYNARLCAERSVRMPFLDSQTGVAQSNCYIWMEKRHRGPGMAPGQLYTYPARRWRKKRRSHPPEDPRLIFPPVKSELDLGLKKDVLLSSDGSSLEALLKGEPLDKRTPADIRGSEEDSNQSDYTGSLNSSTRIRKRILEPDDFLDDLDDEDYEEDTPKRRGKGKGKGRGVGSGRKKLDTAALEDRDKPYACDICGKRYKNRPGLSYHYAHSHLAEEEGEEKDDLEMNEPTLPLPEEPKTAPKKGPDGLALPNNYCDFCLGDSKTNHKTGQSEELVSCSDCGRSGHPSCLQFTPVMMAAVKTYRWQCIECKCCNMCGTSENDDQLLFCDDCDRGYHMYCLNPPMSEPPEGSWSCHLCLDLLKDKASIYQNQNAPTS; encoded by the exons ATGGCAGCTGTTGTTGAGAATGTTGTCAAACT ATTGGGAGAGCAGTACTACAGAGATGCCTTGGAGCAGTGTCACAACTACAACGCCAGGCTGTGCGCTGAGAGGAGCGTTCGGATGCCGTTCCTGGACTCTCAGACCGGCGTGGCTCAGAGCAACTGCTACATCTGGATGGAGAAGAGACACCGGGGCCCTG GCATGGCTCCGGGTCAGCTCTACACGTACCCAGccaggaggtggaggaagaaaCGGAGATCTCATCCTCCAGAAGACCCGCGCCTCATCTTCCCTCCTGTCAAGTCAG AATTAGATTTGGGGTTGAAGAAGGACGTCCTGCTGTCGTCGGATGGCAGCAGCTTGGAGGCCTTGCTGAAGGGGGAACCTCTGGACAAACGGACCCCGGCGGACATCCGGGGGTCAGAAGAAGACTCCAATCAGAGCGACTACACCGGCAGTCTGAACTCCTCCACCCGGATTAGAAAG AGAATCCTCGAGCCAGACGACTTCCTGGATGACCTGGACGACGAAGACTACGAGGAAGACACGCCTAAAAGAAGAGGCAAAGGGAAAGGGAAG GGTCGAGGAGTGGGTAGCGGCAGGAAGAAGCTGGACACAGCAGCGTTGGAGGACAGGGACAAACCCTACGCCTGTGACA TCTGTGGGAAGCGCTACAAGAACCGCCCAGGCCTGAGCTACCACTACGCCCACTCCCACCTGGCGGAGGAGGAGGGCGAGGAGAAGGACGACCTGGAGATGAACGAGCCGACCCTCCCGCTGCCCGAGGAGCCAAAAA CAGCTCCCAAAAAAGGCCCAGATGGTCTTGCATTACCTAATAATTACTGCGATTTCTGCTTGGGAGACTCCAAAACCAATCACAAGACGGGCCAATCAGAAGAGCTGGTGTCCTGCTCGGACTGTGGACGCTCTG GCCACCCCTCCTGCCTGCAGTTTACTCCTGTAATGATGGCTGCTGTGAAGACGTATCGCTGGCAGTGCATAGAGTGCAAATGCTGCAACATGTGCGGTACCTCTGAAAATGAT GATCAGCTTCTCTTCTGTGATGACTGCGATAGAGGCTATCACATGTACTGTCTCAACCCGCCGATGTCTGAACCTCCAGAAG GGAGCTGGAGCTGCCATTTATGTCTGGACCTTCTGAAAGACAAGGCGTCCATATACCAGAATCAGAACGCACCTACGTCGTGA
- the dpf2 gene encoding zinc finger protein ubi-d4 isoform X5: MAAVVENVVKLLGEQYYRDALEQCHNYNARLCAERSVRMPFLDSQTGVAQSNCYIWMEKRHRGPGMAPGQLYTYPARRWRKKRRSHPPEDPRLIFPPVKSELDLGLKKDVLLSSDGSSLEALLKGEPLDKRTPADIRGSEEDSNQSDYTGSLNSSTRIRKRILEPDDFLDDLDDEDYEEDTPKRRGKGKGKGRGVGSGRKKLDTAALEDRDKPYACDICGKRYKNRPGLSYHYAHSHLAEEEGEEKDDLEMNEPTLPLPEEPKTPKKGPDGLALPNNYCDFCLGDSKTNHKTGQSEELVSCSDCGRSGHPSCLQFTPVMMAAVKTYRWQCIECKCCNMCGTSENDDQLLFCDDCDRGYHMYCLNPPMSEPPEGSWSCHLCLDLLKDKASIYQNQNAPTS, from the exons ATGGCAGCTGTTGTTGAGAATGTTGTCAAACT ATTGGGAGAGCAGTACTACAGAGATGCCTTGGAGCAGTGTCACAACTACAACGCCAGGCTGTGCGCTGAGAGGAGCGTTCGGATGCCGTTCCTGGACTCTCAGACCGGCGTGGCTCAGAGCAACTGCTACATCTGGATGGAGAAGAGACACCGGGGCCCTG GCATGGCTCCGGGTCAGCTCTACACGTACCCAGccaggaggtggaggaagaaaCGGAGATCTCATCCTCCAGAAGACCCGCGCCTCATCTTCCCTCCTGTCAAGTCAG AATTAGATTTGGGGTTGAAGAAGGACGTCCTGCTGTCGTCGGATGGCAGCAGCTTGGAGGCCTTGCTGAAGGGGGAACCTCTGGACAAACGGACCCCGGCGGACATCCGGGGGTCAGAAGAAGACTCCAATCAGAGCGACTACACCGGCAGTCTGAACTCCTCCACCCGGATTAGAAAG AGAATCCTCGAGCCAGACGACTTCCTGGATGACCTGGACGACGAAGACTACGAGGAAGACACGCCTAAAAGAAGAGGCAAAGGGAAAGGGAAG GGTCGAGGAGTGGGTAGCGGCAGGAAGAAGCTGGACACAGCAGCGTTGGAGGACAGGGACAAACCCTACGCCTGTGACA TCTGTGGGAAGCGCTACAAGAACCGCCCAGGCCTGAGCTACCACTACGCCCACTCCCACCTGGCGGAGGAGGAGGGCGAGGAGAAGGACGACCTGGAGATGAACGAGCCGACCCTCCCGCTGCCCGAGGAGCCAAAAA CTCCCAAAAAAGGCCCAGATGGTCTTGCATTACCTAATAATTACTGCGATTTCTGCTTGGGAGACTCCAAAACCAATCACAAGACGGGCCAATCAGAAGAGCTGGTGTCCTGCTCGGACTGTGGACGCTCTG GCCACCCCTCCTGCCTGCAGTTTACTCCTGTAATGATGGCTGCTGTGAAGACGTATCGCTGGCAGTGCATAGAGTGCAAATGCTGCAACATGTGCGGTACCTCTGAAAATGAT GATCAGCTTCTCTTCTGTGATGACTGCGATAGAGGCTATCACATGTACTGTCTCAACCCGCCGATGTCTGAACCTCCAGAAG GGAGCTGGAGCTGCCATTTATGTCTGGACCTTCTGAAAGACAAGGCGTCCATATACCAGAATCAGAACGCACCTACGTCGTGA
- the dpf2 gene encoding zinc finger protein ubi-d4 isoform X3: protein MAAVVENVVKLLGEQYYRDALEQCHNYNARLCAERSVRMPFLDSQTGVAQSNCYIWMEKRHRGPGMAPGQLYTYPARRWRKKRRSHPPEDPRLIFPPVKSELDLGLKKDVLLSSDGSSLEALLKGEPLDKRTPADIRGSEEDSNQSDYTGSLNSSTRIRKRILEPDDFLDDLDDEDYEEDTPKRRGKGKGKGRGVGSGRKKLDTAALEDRDKPYACDNTIKQKHISKPSERVCGKRYKNRPGLSYHYAHSHLAEEEGEEKDDLEMNEPTLPLPEEPKTAPKKGPDGLALPNNYCDFCLGDSKTNHKTGQSEELVSCSDCGRSGHPSCLQFTPVMMAAVKTYRWQCIECKCCNMCGTSENDLLFCDDCDRGYHMYCLNPPMSEPPEGSWSCHLCLDLLKDKASIYQNQNAPTS, encoded by the exons ATGGCAGCTGTTGTTGAGAATGTTGTCAAACT ATTGGGAGAGCAGTACTACAGAGATGCCTTGGAGCAGTGTCACAACTACAACGCCAGGCTGTGCGCTGAGAGGAGCGTTCGGATGCCGTTCCTGGACTCTCAGACCGGCGTGGCTCAGAGCAACTGCTACATCTGGATGGAGAAGAGACACCGGGGCCCTG GCATGGCTCCGGGTCAGCTCTACACGTACCCAGccaggaggtggaggaagaaaCGGAGATCTCATCCTCCAGAAGACCCGCGCCTCATCTTCCCTCCTGTCAAGTCAG AATTAGATTTGGGGTTGAAGAAGGACGTCCTGCTGTCGTCGGATGGCAGCAGCTTGGAGGCCTTGCTGAAGGGGGAACCTCTGGACAAACGGACCCCGGCGGACATCCGGGGGTCAGAAGAAGACTCCAATCAGAGCGACTACACCGGCAGTCTGAACTCCTCCACCCGGATTAGAAAG AGAATCCTCGAGCCAGACGACTTCCTGGATGACCTGGACGACGAAGACTACGAGGAAGACACGCCTAAAAGAAGAGGCAAAGGGAAAGGGAAG GGTCGAGGAGTGGGTAGCGGCAGGAAGAAGCTGGACACAGCAGCGTTGGAGGACAGGGACAAACCCTACGCCTGTGACA ACACTATCAAACAAAAGCACATTTCAAAACCTTCTGAAAGAG TCTGTGGGAAGCGCTACAAGAACCGCCCAGGCCTGAGCTACCACTACGCCCACTCCCACCTGGCGGAGGAGGAGGGCGAGGAGAAGGACGACCTGGAGATGAACGAGCCGACCCTCCCGCTGCCCGAGGAGCCAAAAA CAGCTCCCAAAAAAGGCCCAGATGGTCTTGCATTACCTAATAATTACTGCGATTTCTGCTTGGGAGACTCCAAAACCAATCACAAGACGGGCCAATCAGAAGAGCTGGTGTCCTGCTCGGACTGTGGACGCTCTG GCCACCCCTCCTGCCTGCAGTTTACTCCTGTAATGATGGCTGCTGTGAAGACGTATCGCTGGCAGTGCATAGAGTGCAAATGCTGCAACATGTGCGGTACCTCTGAAAATGAT CTTCTCTTCTGTGATGACTGCGATAGAGGCTATCACATGTACTGTCTCAACCCGCCGATGTCTGAACCTCCAGAAG GGAGCTGGAGCTGCCATTTATGTCTGGACCTTCTGAAAGACAAGGCGTCCATATACCAGAATCAGAACGCACCTACGTCGTGA
- the dpf2 gene encoding zinc finger protein ubi-d4 isoform X1, producing MAAVVENVVKLLGEQYYRDALEQCHNYNARLCAERSVRMPFLDSQTGVAQSNCYIWMEKRHRGPGMAPGQLYTYPARRWRKKRRSHPPEDPRLIFPPVKSELDLGLKKDVLLSSDGSSLEALLKGEPLDKRTPADIRGSEEDSNQSDYTGSLNSSTRIRKRILEPDDFLDDLDDEDYEEDTPKRRGKGKGKGRGVGSGRKKLDTAALEDRDKPYACDNTIKQKHISKPSERVCGKRYKNRPGLSYHYAHSHLAEEEGEEKDDLEMNEPTLPLPEEPKTAPKKGPDGLALPNNYCDFCLGDSKTNHKTGQSEELVSCSDCGRSGHPSCLQFTPVMMAAVKTYRWQCIECKCCNMCGTSENDDQLLFCDDCDRGYHMYCLNPPMSEPPEGSWSCHLCLDLLKDKASIYQNQNAPTS from the exons ATGGCAGCTGTTGTTGAGAATGTTGTCAAACT ATTGGGAGAGCAGTACTACAGAGATGCCTTGGAGCAGTGTCACAACTACAACGCCAGGCTGTGCGCTGAGAGGAGCGTTCGGATGCCGTTCCTGGACTCTCAGACCGGCGTGGCTCAGAGCAACTGCTACATCTGGATGGAGAAGAGACACCGGGGCCCTG GCATGGCTCCGGGTCAGCTCTACACGTACCCAGccaggaggtggaggaagaaaCGGAGATCTCATCCTCCAGAAGACCCGCGCCTCATCTTCCCTCCTGTCAAGTCAG AATTAGATTTGGGGTTGAAGAAGGACGTCCTGCTGTCGTCGGATGGCAGCAGCTTGGAGGCCTTGCTGAAGGGGGAACCTCTGGACAAACGGACCCCGGCGGACATCCGGGGGTCAGAAGAAGACTCCAATCAGAGCGACTACACCGGCAGTCTGAACTCCTCCACCCGGATTAGAAAG AGAATCCTCGAGCCAGACGACTTCCTGGATGACCTGGACGACGAAGACTACGAGGAAGACACGCCTAAAAGAAGAGGCAAAGGGAAAGGGAAG GGTCGAGGAGTGGGTAGCGGCAGGAAGAAGCTGGACACAGCAGCGTTGGAGGACAGGGACAAACCCTACGCCTGTGACA ACACTATCAAACAAAAGCACATTTCAAAACCTTCTGAAAGAG TCTGTGGGAAGCGCTACAAGAACCGCCCAGGCCTGAGCTACCACTACGCCCACTCCCACCTGGCGGAGGAGGAGGGCGAGGAGAAGGACGACCTGGAGATGAACGAGCCGACCCTCCCGCTGCCCGAGGAGCCAAAAA CAGCTCCCAAAAAAGGCCCAGATGGTCTTGCATTACCTAATAATTACTGCGATTTCTGCTTGGGAGACTCCAAAACCAATCACAAGACGGGCCAATCAGAAGAGCTGGTGTCCTGCTCGGACTGTGGACGCTCTG GCCACCCCTCCTGCCTGCAGTTTACTCCTGTAATGATGGCTGCTGTGAAGACGTATCGCTGGCAGTGCATAGAGTGCAAATGCTGCAACATGTGCGGTACCTCTGAAAATGAT GATCAGCTTCTCTTCTGTGATGACTGCGATAGAGGCTATCACATGTACTGTCTCAACCCGCCGATGTCTGAACCTCCAGAAG GGAGCTGGAGCTGCCATTTATGTCTGGACCTTCTGAAAGACAAGGCGTCCATATACCAGAATCAGAACGCACCTACGTCGTGA
- the dpf2 gene encoding zinc finger protein ubi-d4 isoform X2, protein MAAVVENVVKLLGEQYYRDALEQCHNYNARLCAERSVRMPFLDSQTGVAQSNCYIWMEKRHRGPGMAPGQLYTYPARRWRKKRRSHPPEDPRLIFPPVKSELDLGLKKDVLLSSDGSSLEALLKGEPLDKRTPADIRGSEEDSNQSDYTGSLNSSTRIRKRILEPDDFLDDLDDEDYEEDTPKRRGKGKGKGRGVGSGRKKLDTAALEDRDKPYACDNTIKQKHISKPSERVCGKRYKNRPGLSYHYAHSHLAEEEGEEKDDLEMNEPTLPLPEEPKTPKKGPDGLALPNNYCDFCLGDSKTNHKTGQSEELVSCSDCGRSGHPSCLQFTPVMMAAVKTYRWQCIECKCCNMCGTSENDDQLLFCDDCDRGYHMYCLNPPMSEPPEGSWSCHLCLDLLKDKASIYQNQNAPTS, encoded by the exons ATGGCAGCTGTTGTTGAGAATGTTGTCAAACT ATTGGGAGAGCAGTACTACAGAGATGCCTTGGAGCAGTGTCACAACTACAACGCCAGGCTGTGCGCTGAGAGGAGCGTTCGGATGCCGTTCCTGGACTCTCAGACCGGCGTGGCTCAGAGCAACTGCTACATCTGGATGGAGAAGAGACACCGGGGCCCTG GCATGGCTCCGGGTCAGCTCTACACGTACCCAGccaggaggtggaggaagaaaCGGAGATCTCATCCTCCAGAAGACCCGCGCCTCATCTTCCCTCCTGTCAAGTCAG AATTAGATTTGGGGTTGAAGAAGGACGTCCTGCTGTCGTCGGATGGCAGCAGCTTGGAGGCCTTGCTGAAGGGGGAACCTCTGGACAAACGGACCCCGGCGGACATCCGGGGGTCAGAAGAAGACTCCAATCAGAGCGACTACACCGGCAGTCTGAACTCCTCCACCCGGATTAGAAAG AGAATCCTCGAGCCAGACGACTTCCTGGATGACCTGGACGACGAAGACTACGAGGAAGACACGCCTAAAAGAAGAGGCAAAGGGAAAGGGAAG GGTCGAGGAGTGGGTAGCGGCAGGAAGAAGCTGGACACAGCAGCGTTGGAGGACAGGGACAAACCCTACGCCTGTGACA ACACTATCAAACAAAAGCACATTTCAAAACCTTCTGAAAGAG TCTGTGGGAAGCGCTACAAGAACCGCCCAGGCCTGAGCTACCACTACGCCCACTCCCACCTGGCGGAGGAGGAGGGCGAGGAGAAGGACGACCTGGAGATGAACGAGCCGACCCTCCCGCTGCCCGAGGAGCCAAAAA CTCCCAAAAAAGGCCCAGATGGTCTTGCATTACCTAATAATTACTGCGATTTCTGCTTGGGAGACTCCAAAACCAATCACAAGACGGGCCAATCAGAAGAGCTGGTGTCCTGCTCGGACTGTGGACGCTCTG GCCACCCCTCCTGCCTGCAGTTTACTCCTGTAATGATGGCTGCTGTGAAGACGTATCGCTGGCAGTGCATAGAGTGCAAATGCTGCAACATGTGCGGTACCTCTGAAAATGAT GATCAGCTTCTCTTCTGTGATGACTGCGATAGAGGCTATCACATGTACTGTCTCAACCCGCCGATGTCTGAACCTCCAGAAG GGAGCTGGAGCTGCCATTTATGTCTGGACCTTCTGAAAGACAAGGCGTCCATATACCAGAATCAGAACGCACCTACGTCGTGA